The sequence GACTGCAAGGCAGACCGTGTTTTACGCAGGTCCATATTATATGCGTCAATTACGGGCTGATCATTCATCGCAGAATGAATCGTCGTAATTGAGCCGCTGTCAATACCAAGCACAGCGTCAATGACACTTAAAATGGGAATCAGGCAGTTAGTGGTGCAAGATGCATTCGAAATAATAGCATGTCCGGCTTTCAGCGTGTCGTGATTCACCCCGTATACAATGGTAGCGTCCATTTCATCTTTACCTGGGTGGGAATAAATCACCTTTGCAGCACCGGACAGGATATGCCGTCCAGCTGCCTGCCTGTCATTAAAAATACCGGTGCAGTCCAAAACTGCGTCCACCCCAAGGTCTTTCCAGGGCAGGCGCTCAATTTCCTTTTCCTGGAACAGACAGATCTCATCGCCTTCGATGGACATCCCCCGGGCGGTTTTATTTACATCTGCGGGAAACCGCCCATGGGTGGAATCAAACCGGGTTAAATGATACACAGTATCCGGATGCCAGGTTTCATTAATGGCCACAAGACAAATCTGTTCTCTGTATGCCCTGGACTCGTAGAGGGCACGCACCACGCAACGTCCTATCCTTCCATATCCATTCACTGCTATCTTATATGCCATTACCAGACTTCCTGAACCGTTTGGAGTTAATAAAAAAAACTCTTCTAATACCCGGGAAATACAACCTGTGTCAAGATAAAGCCGCACGATTAAACCCAAAGAGTGTAACACAAAAAAGTTGCACGATTAAGCTGGTCTGGTCAGCTTAAGACCGTGAATGAAATCAAGTAGACTAAATTGCGCCGGGCTTTGGCTCATAAACAAGATGCGCCAAAGGTTTAATAGTTGGCCTATTAGGCCTTTGGCGTAACGCAGTAGATGGGTCAAAGAACAAGTAATTTCGTCTACTTTATAAAATTTATTGTCCTTATTACCGATCACCCCTTAAGCTCAATCTGAGAACCACAAACCCCACAATTCCTGAAAGCAATGCACCGATTATGATACCCAGTCTTCCATCAAACAAAAGATTAACACCGGTCGCTTCAAAGGCCAGAGACCCAATGAACAAACTCATGGTAAACCCTATCCCGCAAAGCGCAAATGTGCCGTATAAACCTAAAAAATTCATTCCATCAGGCAGTTTAGCCAATATCATCAAAAATAGCTAAAGAGGTAAGGAAAATTTTTATGGGAGAAGGAACCCGGGAACCAAGCAATGTCAACACACCCAGTGCAAATGCAATATCCGTTGCCGCAGGTATTGCCCAGCCTTTAACCGCAACAGAATCATTACCATTAAAGTACAGATAGATTAATGCCGGAATCAGCATACCGCCAACAGCACCGATTCCGGGCAGTATTATTTTACTTTTTTCTGAAAGCTCACCCACAAGTACCTCTCGTTTTAGTTCAAGGCCAACCCCAAAAAAGAAGATCGCCATCAATCCGTCATTAATCCAAAGCAGTAAGGGTTTTGCGATTTCCAAAGTGCCAACCCTTATTTCCACGGGCGTTGAAATAAAAAGCTTGTAATATGGGTCAAAAACAGAATTTGCGATGACGATGGCAAGCACTGCTGAGCAAAAAAGCAAAATCCCCCCAGTGGATTCCATTTTTAAAAAAGAGGTGATTATTGATTCTTTATCCTTTTGCATATCTATTCCCTGCCAAAGTATTTGCCGTCAATCGATTGTGTTGCCACAGGCAGATTGTCAGTGGTTTTTCAACCCTCAATTTAAATAAAAAGAGCGTGCTGGTGAGCGATAACATTTGAACTTAGGCGAATCCCTCAACTAAAATTCAGTAAAACACATATTTATACTAAATTCCATAAAATTCCCAAGCCCACAGCGTTACATAAGCCAAGGGAATTTCGGATTGAGTTCAAGCCCATAGAAGGTAAGAATTCGTTGAACGATTTTTTTTTAAACGTCAGCGTTACATGTTCATGCGCCAACTTGCCGGGGCCGTATCATATCCCGGCAAGTTGGCATGCGAAATGACATTTAAACATGTGGCCTGACAGACGAAGTCGCCCCATGACCGTTTATATGAAAGTACCAACAAGTTGTTGAGTTACTTTCATATTGTGTTATGGGCGAGAGCATAGGTGTAGATAGACCAAGGACGGCCCATGGCATTATAGCCGTTTGCCTCGGGTGTATTGCCATAAGCGCCCATATCAATTCTGAAATTATCCGGCTCTTTATGACAATCCGATGTGGCTGTGTAAATATAGGCTGAATCCATCATCATGTAATCATTCACAAACGACCCGTTTATGTCGAGCCGGGTTTGGAAAGCCTCTAATGTCAAATCAGATACAATGTCTGTTTCAGTATTAAGGCCATCGGCTATCCAAATCCGATCTCCAATCAAAAGGGTTAAAGACGTATCCAGATAAATTTGGCTTCCCCCTTCATAATCCAGGAATAAAAAAGCCACAGGATCGCCCGCATCAATGCATGCAGAGCCTTCGGCCAGATGAAAATCGTTATTGGTTTCGTCCACAAACAAAGGCAGCAAAGAGATGTCATTGGTCCCGGCCAGGCATGTGTCGACATAATCGCCTGAGGCATTTGCACAAATATTATTATAATTCAGGTAAGGCGAGGCATCCGTGCATGAGATTCCCTGACGGTTGCCGGTAATAATGTTATTCACAACGAAAAGCTCTGAACTGTCCGCCAAGAGCCCGACAGCATCCGGGTTCCGGGACAGGGCATACAGATTATCAACTGCGGTATCCCAGTCACTTCCTTCGCTGTGATTAAAATCTTGAAGATCCTTTTTTTCACTTCCCGTCATCACATTGGGGAGCAGCAGGGGCTCGCCAAGGCCCTGATCTGAAAGCATCCCTCTGAAAATCAGTGTTTTATTAACAGGGTCATAGGACAACCTTGATTTAAGTGAATATTTAAGATCTGGAAAAAAATTTTCCAAATGACACCGCATCTTCCGAACCGGCAAGGCTGAAACCCACGAGGTTGAAACTGTCCGGCACCCATTTTATCTTTTTTACCGAAGGGGTACCGGTCACTGTCAGGGTGATGGATGAGCCGCCGCCAAGAAAAATCAGATAGGCCTTATCAGCCAGCACGGCATGCAGATTGGTCAAAAACTGCTTTGAAGCTGTGTTAAAGTAGGCAATCCAGCCGGGCTGATACAGCCTGGTCTTGCTATTGAAAAAAGGGCCTTGGCAACAGCCGGGTCCCACTGGGTCTCTATCACCGTTCATTGTATCCAACCTTGATCTCCGCCCTTATATCGGCTGGCCTGGTCATCGGAACACTTTACGGCCAGAGCACCAAAACCGGACGCATCGTATGGGAGTGCAAGTGCTTCCATCATGATATGTTCCGCTTTCTTTTCAAGAATTATTTTTATTTGCTCAGAGGCTTTGGGCGGTAACCTCAAATGAATCAC is a genomic window of uncultured Desulfobacter sp. containing:
- a CDS encoding glyceraldehyde 3-phosphate dehydrogenase NAD-binding domain-containing protein, with the translated sequence MAYKIAVNGYGRIGRCVVRALYESRAYREQICLVAINETWHPDTVYHLTRFDSTHGRFPADVNKTARGMSIEGDEICLFQEKEIERLPWKDLGVDAVLDCTGIFNDRQAAGRHILSGAAKVIYSHPGKDEMDATIVYGVNHDTLKAGHAIISNASCTTNCLIPILSVIDAVLGIDSGSITTIHSAMNDQPVIDAYNMDLRKTRSALQSIIPVSTSLAKGIGRILPHLDNRFETLAIRVPTTNVSIMDIALVVAADTDAAQINDLLTRAAETDLNGVLGVNDEQLVSCDFNHDPRSAIVDLPQTRVSGARLVKIQAWFDNEWGYSNRMLDTTIAALSK
- a CDS encoding Na+/H+ antiporter NhaA, with product MILAKLPDGMNFLGLYGTFALCGIGFTMSLFIGSLAFEATGVNLLFDGRLGIIIGALLSGIVGFVVLRLSLRGDR
- a CDS encoding Na+/H+ antiporter NhaA, which codes for MQKDKESIITSFLKMESTGGILLFCSAVLAIVIANSVFDPYYKLFISTPVEIRVGTLEIAKPLLLWINDGLMAIFFFGVGLELKREVLVGELSEKSKIILPGIGAVGGMLIPALIYLYFNGNDSVAVKGWAIPAATDIAFALGVLTLLGSRVPSPIKIFLTSLAIFDDIG